From Nicotiana tabacum cultivar K326 chromosome 15, ASM71507v2, whole genome shotgun sequence, the proteins below share one genomic window:
- the LOC107784603 gene encoding serine/arginine-rich splicing factor SR30 isoform X1, producing the protein MGRLSRTIFVGNLPGDIRESEVEDLFYKYGPIVQIDLKIPPRPPGYAFVEFEDPRDADDAIRGCDGYKFDGHRLRVELAHGGRGSSSYDRYSSHSSGSRGGSSRRSDYRVLVIGLPSSASWQDLKDHMRRAGDVCFSQVYRDRDGVRGIVDYTNYDDMKYAIKKLDDSLFRNQFSRAYIQVGEYDKRRSYSRSPSPYYSRSRSYYDKRHSYSRSPSPYYSRSKSYSRSRSPLRSYSSRSRSVSPRGKYTSRSSSVSLPRSFPPARSVSRSLSRSRSPVSSLPRPKLIRASRSRSRSMSSSRSSVVAE; encoded by the exons ATGGGGCGTTTAAGTCGGACTATCTTTGTGGGCAATCTTCCCGGCGATATTCGAGAGAGTGAAGTAGAAGATTTGTTTTACAAG TATGGACCTATTGTGCAAATTGATCTGAAAATTCCTCCAAGACCACCAGGTTATGCATTTGTGGAG TTTGAAGATCCTCGCGATGCTGATGATGCCATTCGTGGATGTGATGGATACAAATTTGATGGACATCGATTACGA GTTGAACTTGCACATGGTGGGCGAGGATCATCATCGTATGATCGCTATAGCAGTCACAGTAGTGGGAGTCGTGGTGGATCTTCAAGACGATCGGATTATCGGG TTCTCGTCATTGGACTACCATCTTCTGCTTCATGGCAAGACTTGAAG GATCACATGCGTCGAGCCGGAGATGTTTGTTTCTCTCAAGTCTACCGTGACCGTGATG GTGTAAGAGGAATTGTGGACTACACCAACTACGACGATATGAAATATGCG ATAAAGAAACTTGATGACTCTCTGTTTCGCAATCAATTTTCTCGAGCTTATATACAG GTAGGGGAGTATGATAAGAGGCGTAGCTACTCGAGGAGCCCAAGTCCATATTATTCAAGAAGCAGGAGTTATTATGATAAGAGGCATAGCTACTCGAGGAGCCCAAGTCCATATTATTCAAGAAGCAAGAGTTACTCAAGAAGCAGGAGTCCCCTACGAAGCTATAGCAGCCGGAGCAGAAG CGTATCTCCTAGGGGTAAATATACTAGTCGCTCTTCATCTGTATCACTTCCAAGGTCCTTTCCCCCTGCTCGCTCTGTTTCAAG ATCTCTATCAAGGTCTAGATCTCCTGTGTCATCT CTACCTCGCCCTAAGCTTATCAGAGCAAGCCGCAGCCGAAGCAGGAGTATGTCTTCTTCTCGTTCTTCG GTAGTAGCTGAATAA
- the LOC107784603 gene encoding serine/arginine-rich splicing factor SR30 isoform X3, whose protein sequence is MGRLSRTIFVGNLPGDIRESEVEDLFYKYGPIVQIDLKIPPRPPGYAFVEFEDPRDADDAIRGCDGYKFDGHRLRVELAHGGRGSSSYDRYSSHSSGSRGGSSRRSDYRVLVIGLPSSASWQDLKDHMRRAGDVCFSQVYRDRDGVRGIVDYTNYDDMKYAIKKLDDSLFRNQFSRAYIQVGEYDKRRSYSRSPSPYYSRSRSYYDKRHSYSRSPSPYYSRSKSYSRSRSPLRSYSSRSRRGKYTSRSSSVSLPRSFPPARSVSRSLSRSRSPVSSLPRPKLIRASRSRSRSMSSSRSSVVAE, encoded by the exons ATGGGGCGTTTAAGTCGGACTATCTTTGTGGGCAATCTTCCCGGCGATATTCGAGAGAGTGAAGTAGAAGATTTGTTTTACAAG TATGGACCTATTGTGCAAATTGATCTGAAAATTCCTCCAAGACCACCAGGTTATGCATTTGTGGAG TTTGAAGATCCTCGCGATGCTGATGATGCCATTCGTGGATGTGATGGATACAAATTTGATGGACATCGATTACGA GTTGAACTTGCACATGGTGGGCGAGGATCATCATCGTATGATCGCTATAGCAGTCACAGTAGTGGGAGTCGTGGTGGATCTTCAAGACGATCGGATTATCGGG TTCTCGTCATTGGACTACCATCTTCTGCTTCATGGCAAGACTTGAAG GATCACATGCGTCGAGCCGGAGATGTTTGTTTCTCTCAAGTCTACCGTGACCGTGATG GTGTAAGAGGAATTGTGGACTACACCAACTACGACGATATGAAATATGCG ATAAAGAAACTTGATGACTCTCTGTTTCGCAATCAATTTTCTCGAGCTTATATACAG GTAGGGGAGTATGATAAGAGGCGTAGCTACTCGAGGAGCCCAAGTCCATATTATTCAAGAAGCAGGAGTTATTATGATAAGAGGCATAGCTACTCGAGGAGCCCAAGTCCATATTATTCAAGAAGCAAGAGTTACTCAAGAAGCAGGAGTCCCCTACGAAGCTATAGCAGCCGGAGCAGAAG GGGTAAATATACTAGTCGCTCTTCATCTGTATCACTTCCAAGGTCCTTTCCCCCTGCTCGCTCTGTTTCAAG ATCTCTATCAAGGTCTAGATCTCCTGTGTCATCT CTACCTCGCCCTAAGCTTATCAGAGCAAGCCGCAGCCGAAGCAGGAGTATGTCTTCTTCTCGTTCTTCG GTAGTAGCTGAATAA
- the LOC107784603 gene encoding serine/arginine-rich splicing factor SR30 isoform X2 has protein sequence MGRLSRTIFVGNLPGDIRESEVEDLFYKYGPIVQIDLKIPPRPPGYAFVEFEDPRDADDAIRGCDGYKFDGHRLRVELAHGGRGSSSYDRYSSHSSGSRGGSSRRSDYRVLVIGLPSSASWQDLKDHMRRAGDVCFSQVYRDRDGVRGIVDYTNYDDMKYAIKKLDDSLFRNQFSRAYIQVGEYDKRRSYSRSPSPYYSRSRSYYDKRHSYSRSPSPYYSRSKSYSRSRSPLRSYSSRSRSVSPRGKYTSRSSSVSLPRSFPPARSVSRSLSRSRSPVSSLPRPKLIRASRSRSRSMSSSRSSGRSY, from the exons ATGGGGCGTTTAAGTCGGACTATCTTTGTGGGCAATCTTCCCGGCGATATTCGAGAGAGTGAAGTAGAAGATTTGTTTTACAAG TATGGACCTATTGTGCAAATTGATCTGAAAATTCCTCCAAGACCACCAGGTTATGCATTTGTGGAG TTTGAAGATCCTCGCGATGCTGATGATGCCATTCGTGGATGTGATGGATACAAATTTGATGGACATCGATTACGA GTTGAACTTGCACATGGTGGGCGAGGATCATCATCGTATGATCGCTATAGCAGTCACAGTAGTGGGAGTCGTGGTGGATCTTCAAGACGATCGGATTATCGGG TTCTCGTCATTGGACTACCATCTTCTGCTTCATGGCAAGACTTGAAG GATCACATGCGTCGAGCCGGAGATGTTTGTTTCTCTCAAGTCTACCGTGACCGTGATG GTGTAAGAGGAATTGTGGACTACACCAACTACGACGATATGAAATATGCG ATAAAGAAACTTGATGACTCTCTGTTTCGCAATCAATTTTCTCGAGCTTATATACAG GTAGGGGAGTATGATAAGAGGCGTAGCTACTCGAGGAGCCCAAGTCCATATTATTCAAGAAGCAGGAGTTATTATGATAAGAGGCATAGCTACTCGAGGAGCCCAAGTCCATATTATTCAAGAAGCAAGAGTTACTCAAGAAGCAGGAGTCCCCTACGAAGCTATAGCAGCCGGAGCAGAAG CGTATCTCCTAGGGGTAAATATACTAGTCGCTCTTCATCTGTATCACTTCCAAGGTCCTTTCCCCCTGCTCGCTCTGTTTCAAG ATCTCTATCAAGGTCTAGATCTCCTGTGTCATCT CTACCTCGCCCTAAGCTTATCAGAGCAAGCCGCAGCCGAAGCAGGAGTATGTCTTCTTCTCGTTCTTCG GGGAGATCCTATTGA